The genomic region CGTCAGGGCCATGATGTAGATGAGCACCAGAAGCCCTCCTGCAAGGCCAACGGGGCCGAGCCACGCCGCCAGCCCGATGAGCGGGTACTGGAACAGCCGCAGCGCCAGCGCGAACTCGAGCGCCGGCGTGGTGAACGACCCGATGGCGGCCAGCGCGGCATAAAGCAATGCCTCATTGGTGAAAAGCCCGGCCGCAACCGCAAACTGCCCCAGCAGCACCGCACCGACGAGACCGATGGAGGTCGCCAGCGCCGTCGGGGTGTGGATGAGCGCGATCCGGATGATGTCAAGCCCCAGGGTCAACAGGAGCAGCTGCAGCCAGATGGGGAAGACCGAGCTCTTCTTGGGCCCAACCCATGCAAGCCACGGCGGCAGGATCTCCTGCCGGGTGGCCAGTGCGACCCACAGGGGCACGAGCACCACCGATATGGCGATGGCGATGAAGCGCACCCAGCGCAGGTACGTACCGACCGTCGGCGCCTGCACGTACTCCTCCGCGTGCTGTGTGAACTGCCAGACGTTGGCCGGCAGCACCATGGCCGCGGGGGATGTATCGGTGATGAGCACCACGTAGCCTTCCAGCAGGTGGCTCGCCGCCACGTCGGGGCGTTCGGTGAAGCGGACGAGCGGAAACGGGTTGAAGCGGGACCCGGTGAGGTACTCCTCCAGGTTCTTGGAGCCCATGGGCAGCGCGTCGGCCCGGATGTTGACCAGCCGCTCCCGCACCCGGTCCACCAAGTCTCGTGGCGCCAGGTCCTCCACGTACAGGAGAAACACGTCGGTCTTGGAGCGGATCCCGACCTTCAGCGCCTCCACCCTCAAATTGGGGTCCCTGAGGCGCCGGCGCACCAGGTTGACGTTGACCAGCGCCACCTCGGTGAAGCCGTCTCGGGCTCCCCGGGTCACCCGCTCCAGGTCCGGCTCCTCCACCTGGCGAGACGGGTACTGGCGCAGGTCAAGGAGCAGGATCTCGTCGAGCCCGGCGATCACCACCGCCGACTGCCCCACGAGGATCTCGTCGACAGCCTCGTCGGGCTTGC from Bacillota bacterium harbors:
- a CDS encoding spore germination protein — translated: MRLQRPRPLKPVRPQPQKPDNAGGQQHPGVQGQGGDGAPRASVEQTVSAIAAKFGKEKSFDLITRRIQVGGRDAAFIYLDGFLQPVPGMRVLQALMGIGPGALKENPKQQLEEKLVPFFELMWVRKPDEAVDEILVGQSAVVIAGLDEILLLDLRQYPSRQVEEPDLERVTRGARDGFTEVALVNVNLVRRRLRDPNLRVEALKVGIRSKTDVFLLYVEDLAPRDLVDRVRERLVNIRADALPMGSKNLEEYLTGSRFNPFPLVRFTERPDVAASHLLEGYVVLITDTSPAAMVLPANVWQFTQHAEEYVQAPTVGTYLRWVRFIAIAISVVLVPLWVALATRQEILPPWLAWVGPKKSSVFPIWLQLLLLTLGLDIIRIALIHTPTALATSIGLVGAVLLGQFAVAAGLFTNEALLYAALAAIGSFTTPALEFALALRLFQYPLIGLAAWLGPVGLAGGLLVLIYIMALT